The following DNA comes from Lates calcarifer isolate ASB-BC8 unplaced genomic scaffold, TLL_Latcal_v3 _unitig_1669_quiver_1603, whole genome shotgun sequence.
TATGCTCATCTCAGCACCTGAGCATAACCTCTTCTCAAATGTTcttacttttttctctttttctctttactaGCCTCTCTCTCCTGAGCTCTGCTATCACTACATACACTGCTGTGTATGCCTCTATCACCTCTTGATAATCTTTTCCTGACTAAAATCTTCAGACTTTCATAATTTAATCAATAATGTTTAACAAGTCTTCTGTTCTCTCTTGGGGCAATAAGCAAGGTGACCTTTTTCCTTGACACAGGCTACAATTTTAGTTGCCTATGAGGAATTGTTCTATATTTTATTACACATCATTATCTCTAATGTAGAAACATCAATTTCTAGTTTTACAGGGGGTTATGTGTTATGCTATGAgtattttctctcagtgtgcCGATGCTGCACATTCTGTGAAAACACCCCATAAAACtacaaattgttgttttaactCTCTGAGTTTTGTatgtattaaacaaacaagatatgacatgtcagtgagctttaaaggtcTTGATCTGTACCTTTGGATACAGCCTGGCGAccttcctcctgtttcctcttgcTTCTAGTCTTTAGGCTATGCTAAGCAAACCAGTTGCTGGTGGCAGCTTCATATTCACTGCACAGAGATGAGAGTGGTAccaatcttctcatctagctcttggcaagaaaacaaataagtgtatttcccaaaattttgaactattcctttaatattttGCTTGTTAAATGTATTATGTTACCTTGACATGGCAGTGGGAAACTGAGGAACTGAAATGAAAGCTAAGCttgacacaaaaacaataatatgaaTCCCTCATAGATTTCACTGCTGACTTCTTTCCATCAGGGTGGGTTTATTCATGTAGGTTTGAAGAGGCAGTTTGGGTGATCACAGCTCCAGGTGTATTTGCTTCTTACTGCCCTTGTTAAGTGGGATTACTGCCCTGGTTTTGACACTAACCTTGGGAAACATTTGCTCAATTGCATCCTTCTCCTGGCTGCCACTGAGGATCTGCTTCGTCAAACTCTCCCCTGAACCAGACCCTTGCTCTAAtaacctaaacacacacacacacacacacacatttgaaatgaGTCAGTTTTTAAAgctggaagaagaaaaggaaatcaTACTATAACCAAATGGATAACgattaaagaaaatgttgtcAGTCCTTcacaaatgtgtaaaaacatcttcatcagcatgcttgctgctgtgatgtgtgACCTGCACACAAAATGTCGGGTTGTTAATATATTCCTAATGGTGTGCTACTTCTCAAGGGTAGCCATAGTGCGGTGCTGCTCACACCCGATAACACTGCGCACTCGGGTGACAACACACTTTGTCTGCTGGGTGCAAACTGGCTCCAGGGAGGACTCCTTAGCAAGGCAGCGTTTACTCACAGGACAGTGCAGCAGGTAACAGATCTATACAAACCCCAGGAGCTGCACAGGATGCAGGTGGAGGAATGAGGATGTGGAGCTGTGCACTCATATATGTATGATATTAGTGCTGACATGTTGACAGATAACACTGTAGAAGCTTAAATATGAAAAACTCCTGTAACTTATTAACATGGTTGCCTAGCAGGATCCTACAACATAAGAAGCAGCTGGACAAGCCCTGTCTTATGTACATTTTCCACTCATTGAGGTCAATTTATAGTAATAGACATGGTATGTTCTGATCTGTACAACATACTTGTGAAATTCAACATGTTGAAGAGACCATGACCAGATGGCCACAAAGATAGAAAATTACTGCCTCAACTGTCTAATAAATCATAGCAgctaataataaatatataaatagcCACAAAGCAGGACAGATTAGACAAATTGGCtcattactttaaaaaaataaccagGGACTTTGGACTCCATATTTTTGGCTTCAGCTctaattgcttttattttgggtaTTTCTCATGGATGTGGGGAATGTGCCTATGGCACAGGCAGGTGGGGGAGCgcgggtggtggtggggggctgCTGTCTCGccatgtttgtctgtggagTGGTGAGATTTCACACTGATGGAAGACTTGTCAGCGCAGGCCTTCACTTGCCTTCTTACCAAGCTCCTAATGTCCCCAAGCCAATGTGCTGTTTCATGGTGGCAGCCTCGTACTAACATCATACAACTAAACAGGGTTCAGCCCTAATTAACAATATAACACTGTTCTGTTATACATtcacaacatgtaaacacaaaggACGGGGGGGGGTACAAACAGGTGCAAACATTTAAGGTGGATCAGAAAAACATTcctctgagattttttttacattaaaagcaAGAACAGTGGTATAGAATGACTTGTGAAATTTGTATTTGAAACTTTAAAGAGCTTTGGTTAATTGCCTGTTGTTGTGTTAGaatataaagacaaaatggCAGGAAGCCGTCACAACTAGGAAAAAAGAGTTGGGAGAATACATATATGACTAATGATGAGTGGAACCACAATAAAACTCAAAGTCTAACAGGCTCTCAGATTATCTCTGCTACTTTTGGTGAATGGAGACCTGTTTGCTTGGAAGCCCATAAAGCTCTAAAAGAGAAGAAACTCTCCAAACATTTCAACATCTGCTCGCAGTGCTGGCATGAAGTGACACCACTGGCCCAATTGCTATATCTCTTTTGTAGGGGACATAATTACGACATTTTCCCCTGGATGATGTTTGCAAGAGTCAGAGTGGCTGTCCAAGGAGGTGAGTCTCCACAACAGAGGGTCAGGTTGTGTTTGGTCATCTCACTTCTACGTGAGTAATCAGCTCTGTCCTGCAGGAGGGTCCCTGCTAAACAAGCCTCCAGTGGAGTCTGTGTTTGCTCTCGAAGGCAGCACAAACAAAGATCCAGAGTACTGTCAGTTTTAGAAGCAGAGGCCTCTGCAGCTGAgtactgtctctctgtcagctcaCCACTGATCCCAGCTCTATCTTTGAAACATAAAACCCCAGACATACTGTAGATCCTCAGATATCATAGTGAATATACCATAAGCCTTTAACTTAATCTGAGAAACTGACACAAGAACATTTAGGGTGCTCTACACCATGAACTTGGTTTTATATGATCAAAAGAGCAGAGATGATGATTAAATATGTTTGATGGGAGTTTTGGCTAAATTATTCCATAGACATActtacagaaaatgtgatacatGTTAATGGTGGTCAATACTTAATCTGTTTAGTCACAACCTGGAACAGCAAACGTCATCCTCATGTCCTCTTTCTTCAGCAGTGCAGGGATGTTTTTTTCTCGTACTGAGATGTCAAATCAGCTGCAGACCTGCTTTCCAGCACTGTTAACATCACATCAACATATGTACATAGTCACATGTACTATTTTTCCATATACTGTAGATTTAAGAAGAAGAAAGCTTGTTCTATTGCGTATGAATCTGAAACTTAACTCTTTTTGTGACATCCTGCAGACTTCTCTGTAGCTGTGATGGGTGACCATTATACTTAATGCACCTATAAAAGTCCTCCAAGTCGTGGTGGGTTTTCAGATGTCCACATTCAGATAACTGTTTCTGGAGGTCAAAGATCTAGAAAATAGATACAGTGACAGTAGACTTGATAAATGTCATAGTGAAGGATGAAACATAAATCAAAAGTAAGGTGTCACATTCTTTGGGTGCAGTCATACTTTCAGACCTACCAGGTAATAACTGGTTTTGGGGATGGACTTCAGGTATGAGTCATTGTGCTGCAGCTTGGAGAAGGACAACTTCTTTTGTTTCTGAgtaaagaagaaagagaaggaggcagaCTGACAGTTAGAGACGGGAAATGTGGGAGTAGAAATTTAAAGTGAGCCTCCCTTTTTCAGGGGCTGGGAAACAGAgcacacagaacaaatgagaAGTAAACATGCAGCCACAGGAAGCCATTAAACTGCAGCAAGGACCAATTAAGCCCCAGCAGGTGTTCTTGCCTTTGCCTGCTTTGGTCCTGCCTCCCTTCCATGTCTGTGACAGAGCCTCTCGATCTGAGTTGAGGAAACAACGGTAGTTTCATTTGCTCAGCAATTTGAAGCACGGGATTCCTAAAAGAGGGCCCCTAAAGTCTTTTATTGTGCTCTCTTTATccacccacccctccaccccaaGTGCAAGTCATTAGAGAGGACAATTACATCCTCCCTGAAGAAGCTGGGCTTTTACAGGAGGGGAAGATAAGACAGGATCTCTCTCATGTTAGACCCCCTCTATGCAGGCGCTCTCTGAAGCTTATTGCTCTTTTCACACCCAGTCAGAACAGAGACACGACAGTCAAAATCAAAGTcaaccacagcagcaacagtggaAGGAGAATTATACACACgaacagaaacattattttaagTATCTTTATGGCTTCACAAATATAGAGAGAAAATTGcccactgttaaaaaaagaagttgttGAATCGTAGTTGGTCATTTTTGTACATTAAAATTCCAAGTTCAAATTGAATTGATGAAATTGAGACAGcaaaatttgtgaaaaaaaaaaaaaaaattaaaaatcgACCATCTGTGAGATCTCTGTCCTTTGTGATCATGTTCTGCTGGTCACACGATCCAAGAAAGATGTCCACACAAGTGACTGGAAGCAGTAAGTTAATGTTTGACTAAAGCAGGTTCATAAAATGCAACTGAGGTCACATTCATCAACTGTGTTTGCCTACACTGCCCACACTATACAGGACATAAAGACTGGCAGGGTTAAGCTCTGTAATCATGCTAATGAAATGCATGTCACTTCAGGAGTAAAAGGGAAAGTAAAGGTGTTGTAGCCAAAACAAAGACGCTTTGATTCACGGGGTTGTGAATTTGAGCACAGACAAAGTGTAGTGCAGTGACAAATCCACTGTCATAGTTTACTTCTAAAATGTTCCCACTGTAATGTAATGCAAATTCAATACTGACGGTATGTATGACCTTGTTACATCTAACACTGCTGCAACATGAAGAGAAGCCCCCTGGTGTCTTTTAAAGGGGCCCTGTGTCGAAAACTAGTCTTAAGACCTTCATTATTGCAGTTTATATTGTGCTCATATTTCTAAATAAACCTTTATAATGAAATTACcaaaaacttttaatttaaacacCAGTTAGTATAATCTCACATGACACAAAGCAGATTTTTATACTGATGGTGTCATAACTCTCTGCAGGCAactaatagaaataataaactggaaaaattatattacaacaaaaaaaagctttcatttGAAAGCATTAAATGTGAATGTCAAGCATTTCCAACATTAAGATGTAATGATTTACCTGTTTAGTTTTGTTCTCTGACTTTGCCCTGACTGTCTCttccctctgctgcagcagtAATCTTTGGGAGTGGACCTTGTCTTTGAGCAGAGCAGCGTAGCGGCGATAGAGAGCATCTCTGAGATGGTGCATGTTCCTGTAGGTCTCTAGATGGCGCTGGAggataaacaaagaaaatgaaggacGCCAACTGAAGGGAAACGTGTTTAGGAAGCATCACCAGAGTGTGGAGGAAGAGAGCTGTATGTCATTATTGACTATAGATGGAGAATGTGATGAAATTATTGATTACTGTGAGGCACTGatcaaaaaacacttttctctcGCTGTGCCTTCTCTGCGATGACTGGCTGCAGAATATGTGTCTCAGTGATAATAAGTGTCAACATCATAGCATGGGTGCAATATTTATAAACCTGCTCCAGCTGAGCCTGATGCCGGGCCTTGGCCTCTTGGTCTGGGTCTGGGCTGCTGTCTTGCATCATCCTCCTCCAGGGCTCAACTTTATCCCCTGCCTATCAACAGTATAAAAAACACTATTTAGATGCTGTGGGAGTGAATCCGTCAGCTTGcttgaagattaaaaaaagaatgcaTTTTTGGTAATCCCTCTCGTCTGCCAAGAGCATCCTCCCACACAACAGCCTGACACTGTGTTCCTGCAATGCCCAGCCAAAAGAAGACATACACAGAAGGAATATGCCCACCTCCCCTCCTACAAATCCTTCACCTTTTTAAGGTTATGATCACCCCTAAGCCCATATTGGGCAACAGtgtctttaatctttaattagTGCGTTCAATCCTGATGAAGAATAATACTCAACAGATGTTGCAGAGGGAACTTTTAGGGACAGATTTCACTTCTACATCTTGTAGCAAATGTTGACTTGTCCCAAAGACCACTGAAAGtataaagagaaaatataagATGAAAAGGAATGCAAAATGAGTATGATGTTACAAAggaaatgtaatgttaatgGGAGTAACAGCGTGCATGCCAAAGCAGATTaactacacagaaaaacatggagCTCTGTGCTTCCTTTTATATCCCTCAAATGAGGAATAAAACATGCTTGAGCTTTTATGGGAGGATGGTACTCTCTAATCTAAGTCTTGTCTCTGAGGTCAGCCTGTCCCTGGGAAATGTCTTTCTtaacaggctgctgctgaatgaCCACATTACTAAAGTTTATGGGCTGAGTCTGTTCAGGAagtgtctgttttgtcttttctcacaAAAGCAGGCTGGAGACACAGGATTTATCAGTTCCGTTGCCACAGTAATACTGTCGCAGCAAAGTGAAGGGACCTGCAGTTCTTTGCTCTCACTGCTGTGTGCAAAGTGTCAGTGACGGGCCGAAGGCAGCATCCATCTGTGCTCCCTGCCACTACAAATCAGTGAGGGATAATGCAGCTGTCCTGCTGTACCACGTCACTCCTCTAGACAGTGATCATGACTCTGCAGTGAGGTGGACAGAAGCCTGCAGCCATTTCCCTTTTTATTCTTATCCAAAAAGAGAAGATTATGGGAATGTCTGATTAGAGGCTCAGACATAAAAGACATTAGATGCTGTGGGtgtaaacagaaacagtttgtggcagaggatgaaaacacagagctgttaaCAACTCCAAATAATAAAGACCTTGAGGGGTACTTTAGAAAAAGTGTTTCCACTTGTAACCAAGCCGACCGTCTCAATTGTTGGCAGTTCCCGCTTGTTCAAATTCTACTTTTCATACTGAATACAAGTATTTGAGCTACTTTAGACATAATAACACAGTTCTCACCCCCAGGACAGTCATGAATAGCTCGGCTTCAGGCCTAAATCAGACAGCAATGAATACCAGAGGGAGGCACATAAACAAGGCCACAATTGAAATGACACAATAGACGAGGATTACACAACTTTCAGTCACCGAGCCAGTAGATAATATCATCACAGGAGAACCGTGGAGAGTCGAATGGGTCTTGGTACAAACTGTGCTGGCTCAGCCATGATCTCAGTCTGCCACGTGACAATAAAACTACTCTGTGACACTGAATGGGGACATCTATTCAGGACAAGATGCTGTACGCTAGcaacttgtttgtttactcaAATGTAATGGCATGTACTGCCCCACAACATTTACTAAGATGTACTAGGACATGTATTTGACACCTGATTTATTACCCTGTGTTGATCTGTTCCTGAATAAAGTGTTATTTAACAGGACAGTGCACCAAAATGTGAAACAGCTCTCCCATTGATAAATGGGTTATTTAGAATACAGTTCTCATACCAACAGGTAATACAGATGAATCCAAAATAGAGGGCAGGGTGCTTGACTGATGAAAGTCTGAAGAGCTCATGGCAAATCTATTATCAAAGCCTTTATTACAATgataaaaaattataattaattataaGAAAGCAGGCACCTctcactgaaagaaaataatCTAAGAATCCACAGCGCTGATGTGAAAATAATATCAGGCGACAGTGTTACTTGAGGATTTGAATATAAGTCATCTTTTAAAAATAGCTTACCAGTTGCTGGCCTGTGAGTTTTTCAAATGCACTctactgtttttaatgttacacTCCTATGTCCAAGTTGTGATTGAGCTTTTAGACTgaaccacacagagaaaaactctGGTTACCAAGTTACAGAGAACAATACAAAGAGTTAAAGTACATTGCAGGGAACCTTCTCAACACTCTACACACATTACTATGTTTGTGACTCTGCATGaagatttatttgtgtttaaggTTTGTGACTGGTTTAATGATCACTGGAATAAAATGAAGGCAGCTGAAGTGAAGCAACAAAGAGGCCAAACGAGTCTTTACAGCTCAGTTTCTCTATGTTTGGTTTATTGTATTCTGCTGAAAATAGTCAATTACTGGTTTGTTTCTAAGCCTGCAACTGGTCCAGTGCTTACTCCCTGAGTTGTGCATGAAGTTCATGGCTTACAGATTAAAAATATGTCCCTCTGTAGCTCAGTGAGTGGCCACCACATGAGTCTGGAAATGTCAGGATTAAGCTCTTAGTTCAAGGTGGGAATACCTTTGCTGCAAATCACAGAGTTCTGGCACTTTGGGTGAAGGCATGGGCCAGACTTTGGTACCAATGCTATTTCTCTCTTGTAGCTGCATGCATGGCTTTGTTTGATATgacaaaagaaaagcagacTGGCGGCAGTTTCCTGAAGGGATCACACACCTGGGCCCTACAGTACACTGATCAACCCTGCTTAACAGGAAATCTAAGAAGCTTAGAACACTAATGCCCAAATGGCCTCAGGTAGCTACAGTGGCAACAAAGAGCCTTTAAAATACTGTCTGGGAAGTGACCAGAAGTGTAAAAGAAATCTAAATGCAAATCAGCATTATGTAACCGACTTATTTGAGAGGCACAACACAAATCATCAAAGATTTAAAAGCGTCAGGGACAactgtataattaaaaaaacattttacttcaaATGGCGTTTGACAGTACAAATATTTagtaaatattaaatactgtacatcGCTGATAAATCCCTACAAAGGATATAACCCTCTTAttagaggaaaaataaacagtccAGTTTGGTTTCAGCAGCAGGCGCATGTAAAGCCCTGTTGTTGACAGCTTATTGTTCCGCAACACAAAGGAACGGTTTCACCTCCCATTACACAAACCCCTCTGCCAATCCACTGGCGCCCcgctgaaaacaaaaaccatgtGCAAAGGACAAGAATATTAAGGTATTAAATTCAACAAAACATCGAACAGGCATTAAACTCGCAAAGCAACGTCCCCGTGAACCAGAAGGAGCACTGCTGAGCCAGGTTGCAAATAAgctttaaaatctgatttttgtTAAGTGAATGTCATATTTCCTCTTATCCCAATGCAATTCACCCATCTATTTCTATGTTCATGaattaatgtcattttttaatctattttagGAAATAATTAAGACAAATTGACATTCCTTTGGAGACAACTGGACAATGTCTCATCATTTACAAAGGCTCAGTTTTACAAGACTCATATTTATGATGCCACTGCAGCAGGCCTACATGGGTGCACACAATTCGCGAGTCCATCATCTCTTCGTTGTAAAAGTTTCAAAAATGAAAGATCAAGTCAGGTGTCAGCAACCTTTAAGGTGCGGGAGTGCAGAAAGTTTGTCGACTTTTCCCAAAGCAGCGGCGTTTTCGACCCCTTTCAGCCACTCTTTACATTTCCTCACAACAGTCTCATCCACATCTCCATCCTCTTCTTCATACTCCACATCATCGTACTTGTACTGATCGTTCAACAGAGATATCTTAACTATGGCGGTGATGTCCTGCTCGGCGCTCTCCACTTTGGCGACGGGAGCGCAGCCCTTGGACCCTCCGTGCGTCTTTTTGGACGGAAAAACTCGCCGGTGGCGAAAGTCCGCGGAGGCGCAACACTTCTGCTGCTTTGccatcatctgtttttctaGATTGCGTTTTTGGATGACGAGAATGGCTTCAGGGGTGAGACTGAGGGTAAACTGGATCTCCTTCTTCCCATCGTCTTTTCCGTGGAGCTGTCTGGTGGAGTCCATTGAGCTGGAGCGCCTGACTCCTTCGGATGAGTCCTGAGGTTTGGGCACCGTCAGCCAGGAGCACTTTCCCTGAGTCTCCTGACCGGCACCCGGCTTCTGAGATGGGCTTTTACTCTTCTCTTGCTGAGCTTTTCGCCCCAAATTCCTTAAATTCGCGGAGGTCCAAGAAGTGGACTGTTTCTCCTTTTCGGACCCTCCTTTCTCTGCGCCGGATTTGCTGGTGAGCTCAGTCTGAGGAGGCACTCCGTTGGCTTTCTTCTTCCCGAATAGTTCCCTGCCAGGAGAGGAGATCCGTGGATGGAGGCTGATGGGCGGAAAAggcatttttgtgtgtctggaAGTGATCAGGATATGAAAACGTGCAAGTATTCAAAGTGCAGATGAGGAAGCCCTGCGCAAAACGACGAGCGGCGCTCTGTGGGCATTATATCCAACAGCGAGGTGGAGGGAGGCTGTAGTGCACCTGTTGTCCACACTGACTAGGAGTTCAACTGGTGCACGCACTCACGGCCCGGCTGCTTTATGGTCGCGGTGGCAGGAAGGCGTGGTCAGGAGACGCACCAAACAAAGCCAAGAAAAAACGGCGGTGATGTCATTTCATAATTTCC
Coding sequences within:
- the LOC108890014 gene encoding proline-rich protein 18 is translated as MPFPPISLHPRISSPGRELFGKKKANGVPPQTELTSKSGAEKGGSEKEKQSTSWTSANLRNLGRKAQQEKSKSPSQKPGAGQETQGKCSWLTVPKPQDSSEGVRRSSSMDSTRQLHGKDDGKKEIQFTLSLTPEAILVIQKRNLEKQMMAKQQKCCASADFRHRRVFPSKKTHGGSKGCAPVAKVESAEQDITAIVKISLLNDQYKYDDVEYEEEDGDVDETVVRKCKEWLKGVENAAALGKVDKLSALPHLKGC